Proteins from a genomic interval of Providencia stuartii:
- a CDS encoding DUF1283 family protein, with protein MNSSLKVVKQGLSALLLCLPLLGLSSAHAANVNCTAGSTCVTSGNVDSVLTKEQARQEKEQWDQTRQLRTKVNARTEKEFDKVDAAFDAKDACEKSLNLNAYWEPNTQRCLDVNTGRPLARP; from the coding sequence ATGAACTCATCTCTCAAAGTTGTTAAGCAAGGCTTGTCAGCATTATTGCTGTGTCTTCCTTTGTTAGGGCTTTCTTCAGCGCATGCTGCGAATGTCAACTGCACTGCGGGAAGTACTTGTGTAACGTCAGGAAATGTTGATAGTGTTCTGACGAAAGAGCAAGCTCGCCAAGAAAAAGAACAGTGGGATCAAACACGTCAGTTACGTACAAAAGTGAATGCGCGCACTGAAAAAGAGTTCGATAAGGTTGATGCCGCGTTTGATGCGAAAGATGCATGCGAAAAAAGTCTTAATTTAAATGCTTATTGGGAACCTAATACACAACGTTGTCTTGATGTAAATACTGGACGCCCATTAGCTCGCCCATAA
- the ydfG gene encoding bifunctional NADP-dependent 3-hydroxy acid dehydrogenase/3-hydroxypropionate dehydrogenase YdfG, with protein MIILVTGASSGFGEAIARRFIQHGATVIGTGRRTERLVALQKELGDKFHPITLDIRDREAIQSAIAGLPASLKNIDVLVNNAGLALGIEPAFNANPEDWATMIDTNTKGLVNMTYEVLQTMVANNHGHIINIGSTAANWPYKGGNVYGATKAFVRQFSLGLRADLQGKKVRVTDIEPGLVGGTEFSNVRLNGDDAKAANIYKGADALTPEDIAETVYWVSTLPARMNVNTLELMPVCQTFAGLTVHKEE; from the coding sequence ATGATCATTTTAGTTACAGGAGCATCATCAGGTTTTGGCGAAGCAATTGCTCGTCGTTTCATTCAGCATGGAGCAACCGTTATTGGTACCGGTCGACGAACTGAACGTTTAGTCGCATTACAAAAAGAGTTAGGCGATAAATTTCACCCTATTACGCTTGATATTCGTGATAGAGAAGCTATTCAATCAGCAATTGCAGGCTTGCCAGCATCACTAAAAAACATTGATGTATTAGTTAATAACGCGGGCTTAGCGTTGGGTATCGAACCTGCCTTCAATGCCAATCCAGAAGATTGGGCCACCATGATTGATACTAATACTAAAGGGTTGGTTAACATGACTTATGAAGTACTGCAAACGATGGTGGCCAATAATCATGGACATATTATTAACATTGGCTCAACCGCTGCAAATTGGCCATATAAAGGTGGTAACGTTTATGGTGCAACCAAAGCTTTTGTTAGGCAGTTTTCACTAGGTTTGCGTGCAGATCTTCAAGGTAAAAAAGTACGTGTCACTGACATTGAACCTGGCTTGGTTGGCGGAACTGAGTTTTCTAATGTTCGACTCAATGGCGATGATGCTAAAGCTGCTAATATATATAAAGGCGCCGATGCACTTACCCCTGAAGATATCGCTGAAACAGTTTATTGGGTCTCTACCTTGCCTGCTCGCATGAATGTGAATACACTTGAATTAATGCCTGTGTGCCAAACATTTGCAGGTTTAACCGTTCATAAAGAAGAGTGA
- a CDS encoding phosphatidylinositol-specific phospholipase C, translating to MLKIFFYILIMSFCTTSHAHWDSAYFRKASDGFTSKSKWMSSIRDDVLLSEIAIPGTHDSAAYKGFVDSVATQTLNFDQQLEYGIRMFDIRVRHTSDRFALHHGTVFLDVMFGDFLNSVDRFLEKNPSETVIFRLKEEMKPNNNNTRSMSETLEYYISLHKDKYVKLTSLNTRLAEVRGKFAILSDGREFWDYGVSYWQANIQDEYHLKTNWDLYTKWEHVKEQLATATRGSSRTTYINYLSGSGGSFPYFVASGHSSPGTSAPRLSTGLTTPGWKYSYPDFPRVSCFIGICTIAFEGTNILTRDKINQYNRLGVNRTVGIIIADFPGESLISSIIANNKNLQK from the coding sequence ATGTTAAAGATATTTTTCTATATTCTAATAATGTCTTTTTGCACCACAAGTCATGCTCATTGGGATTCTGCGTACTTCAGAAAGGCTAGTGACGGATTCACTAGTAAATCAAAGTGGATGAGCTCGATTAGGGATGATGTGTTACTTTCTGAGATAGCGATACCAGGTACACATGATAGCGCAGCTTACAAAGGTTTTGTTGATAGCGTCGCAACTCAAACTCTTAATTTTGATCAACAACTTGAATATGGAATTCGGATGTTTGATATACGTGTTAGGCATACGAGCGACAGGTTTGCTTTGCATCATGGGACTGTTTTCCTAGACGTCATGTTTGGCGATTTTCTTAACTCCGTTGATAGGTTTCTGGAAAAGAACCCATCCGAAACCGTTATATTTAGATTGAAAGAAGAAATGAAGCCAAATAATAACAACACTCGCTCTATGAGTGAAACCCTAGAATATTACATTTCCTTGCATAAGGATAAATATGTGAAGTTAACGTCTTTAAATACAAGATTGGCTGAAGTGAGGGGGAAGTTTGCCATATTGAGTGATGGAAGGGAGTTTTGGGACTATGGCGTCTCCTATTGGCAGGCTAATATACAAGATGAATATCATCTTAAAACCAATTGGGACTTATACACGAAGTGGGAACATGTTAAAGAACAGTTAGCGACAGCAACAAGAGGTAGTTCTCGTACTACATATATTAACTATCTGAGTGGTTCTGGAGGTTCATTTCCTTACTTTGTAGCAAGCGGTCACTCATCTCCTGGTACTTCAGCCCCAAGGTTATCTACAGGACTAACGACCCCGGGCTGGAAGTATAGCTATCCTGATTTTCCTAGGGTTTCTTGTTTTATTGGGATTTGTACAATCGCGTTTGAAGGTACAAATATTTTGACAAGAGATAAAATTAATCAATACAACAGGCTGGGCGTTAATCGAACGGTTGGAATAATAATTGCTGACTTCCCTGGAGAGTCTTTAATTAGCAGCATTATCGCTAATAATAAAAATCTTCAAAAATAG
- a CDS encoding phosphodiester glycosidase family protein has product MRRIILLALLTAAPLLSYASDWIVPDLNIGEPKLNQSVIKKDLSEGATLYEIKRGTVGKDGYILSTDVINSQTKQKYIDELKNLNIPFEVNFAPETAPLGNFIGPIIRIKGFNNQNEAKDKADKLQAKGLEFNVRYSAQEGLHTSGPFDISVLKIDLNKFDGKIVSALAKDTIQGAESVTSMIDRKKAIAGVNGGFFAFDNSVGDYGAPAGIYVSNGELIREATNNRPVIIFDNSGNKTNVFFGTSVVTKSFITQGDLSYQINGLNRVPGKLLNCGGYESKPTEKPVHDFVCHNDNEVIAYNRMYGNHTPNVTATEIIINKRGDIISYSDKVNTKIESDKTYIQVTGNKKLELKKDIPVKLVHKVFIDNKEFTLKPGITMISAGPSLLVNGNIPIEIRATQGWDPYPKIKDLNQSQDDDGLSLANDSENREGFYEGWVLRRHPRTAIGITKDNVLFIAVVYGRNPTNSEGATITEMGRLMKALGAITAMNLDGGGSSVMIVDGKPTGPFSDEEERLVSDAILLIKNN; this is encoded by the coding sequence ATGCGAAGAATAATATTACTGGCATTACTTACGGCGGCCCCCTTATTAAGCTATGCCTCTGATTGGATTGTTCCTGATCTAAATATCGGAGAGCCAAAATTGAACCAGTCCGTAATTAAAAAAGATTTGAGTGAAGGAGCCACTCTGTATGAAATAAAAAGAGGAACAGTAGGGAAGGATGGGTATATTCTTTCCACTGATGTAATAAATTCTCAGACAAAACAAAAATATATAGACGAACTTAAAAATTTAAATATTCCCTTTGAAGTCAATTTCGCCCCTGAAACAGCGCCACTAGGCAATTTCATTGGCCCCATAATTAGAATTAAGGGTTTTAATAACCAAAATGAAGCTAAAGACAAGGCGGATAAATTACAAGCCAAAGGCCTTGAATTTAATGTGCGGTATAGCGCACAGGAAGGTTTGCATACAAGTGGGCCATTCGATATTAGCGTATTAAAGATTGATTTAAATAAATTTGATGGGAAGATTGTTAGCGCCCTAGCTAAAGATACAATACAGGGAGCAGAATCCGTTACATCAATGATTGACAGAAAAAAAGCAATCGCAGGCGTAAATGGTGGTTTTTTTGCCTTTGATAATTCAGTCGGTGATTACGGCGCTCCAGCAGGTATATATGTAAGTAATGGAGAGTTGATACGCGAGGCTACAAATAATAGACCCGTCATTATTTTTGACAACAGTGGTAATAAAACAAATGTATTTTTTGGAACGTCAGTGGTAACAAAATCATTTATAACGCAAGGTGACCTGAGTTACCAAATAAACGGGTTAAATAGAGTTCCGGGAAAATTGTTAAATTGTGGCGGTTATGAAAGCAAGCCAACAGAAAAACCTGTTCATGATTTTGTGTGTCACAATGATAACGAAGTTATTGCTTATAACCGCATGTATGGAAACCACACCCCAAATGTAACGGCGACAGAAATAATAATAAATAAACGTGGCGATATTATAAGTTATTCAGATAAAGTAAATACAAAAATAGAGAGTGATAAAACTTACATTCAGGTGACTGGTAATAAAAAGTTGGAATTGAAGAAAGATATACCCGTGAAGCTAGTTCACAAAGTTTTTATTGATAATAAAGAATTCACACTCAAACCTGGAATAACAATGATAAGTGCTGGGCCTTCTCTTCTTGTGAATGGAAATATTCCTATTGAAATCAGAGCTACTCAGGGCTGGGATCCTTACCCTAAAATAAAGGATCTTAACCAAAGTCAAGACGATGATGGATTGTCACTCGCAAATGATTCCGAAAATAGAGAGGGGTTTTATGAAGGCTGGGTACTTCGCCGGCACCCTCGGACAGCTATTGGTATCACTAAAGACAATGTTCTTTTCATCGCGGTTGTTTATGGAAGAAATCCAACTAATTCAGAAGGGGCAACCATTACAGAAATGGGGCGTTTAATGAAGGCGCTAGGCGCTATCACTGCGATGAACCTTGATGGTGGCGGGTCATCAGTGATGATTGTAGACGGCAAGCCTACAGGTCCCTTTTCTGATGAAGAAGAAAGGTTAGTCTCGGATGCCATCCTTTTGATTAAAAATAACTAA
- a CDS encoding phosphodiester glycosidase family protein: MFKYSILAILLGLNISVVHANYIDEYSSERSENWNCWGRLYYTFENRNNDNKKVSLSINTDICDRKEIRPLFVDVYLHNIKFSGASYNKTSIDIIVDIEHKLTGQTEVMRITEDVGKVSEYMKRFEYPAAKSGEYEITIKQIWLMFRNNGRTVGSFQIRGDNVRTGNGYIKPNYTNDAVMALINEAKKETLQTGKPSHIVFGGNYEIPMSTGSGKYTLANKGNLLIIPRVRNNEKYIIPHLLGDTHKGEAARCEGTASARTSDGTLEYAELYNPDEAWLKLEKPLVALNANYFDVRPQLNGATWKSNKCSTPLGIYFDNISNGPTQGTHNEPNKYFAGPSYFIDEDGSKAPLDALFWKMDLNSSIEVYYSNGVSDPAIEQHAIELDNSGYKFLAIAGTGLPLSVVSPKPTPDSGSSETTRIGIAADDNNSVIYVFQGGSYRNGISRTDLKNLYYGLGVSSSMELDGGGSAAIAIDSNAFVVKGDARPSSSCDTSGVWCSLISQPDGKHRPVPSWLGLSINK, encoded by the coding sequence ATGTTTAAATACTCTATTCTTGCTATTCTATTAGGGTTAAATATCTCCGTTGTGCATGCTAATTATATTGACGAATATAGCAGTGAAAGATCTGAAAATTGGAATTGCTGGGGACGTTTATATTATACATTCGAAAATAGAAACAACGATAATAAGAAAGTCTCTTTAAGTATTAATACAGACATATGCGATAGAAAGGAAATTAGACCATTATTTGTTGATGTTTATTTGCATAATATCAAATTTAGCGGGGCAAGTTATAATAAAACCTCAATTGATATTATTGTTGATATAGAACATAAGTTAACTGGTCAAACTGAAGTTATGCGAATAACTGAGGATGTTGGCAAGGTTAGTGAGTATATGAAGCGGTTTGAGTATCCTGCTGCAAAGTCTGGGGAATATGAAATAACTATCAAACAAATTTGGTTGATGTTTAGAAATAATGGCCGTACTGTTGGTTCATTCCAAATAAGAGGTGATAATGTTCGTACTGGGAATGGCTATATAAAGCCTAACTACACCAACGATGCAGTAATGGCGTTAATTAATGAGGCTAAAAAAGAAACTTTGCAAACTGGCAAACCAAGTCATATCGTTTTTGGTGGAAACTACGAAATCCCAATGAGCACAGGCTCTGGAAAATATACCCTTGCGAATAAAGGGAATCTATTAATTATACCGAGGGTGAGAAATAATGAGAAATATATTATTCCTCATTTGCTGGGTGATACTCACAAAGGGGAAGCAGCTCGATGCGAAGGCACTGCTTCCGCCCGCACGTCAGACGGTACGCTTGAGTATGCTGAGCTATATAATCCAGACGAGGCTTGGTTAAAGCTTGAAAAGCCATTAGTAGCGCTGAATGCAAATTACTTTGATGTGAGGCCTCAATTAAATGGAGCGACTTGGAAAAGCAATAAATGCTCAACGCCTTTGGGGATTTATTTTGATAATATTTCTAACGGGCCAACACAAGGTACTCACAACGAACCCAATAAGTATTTTGCGGGGCCTAGCTATTTCATTGATGAAGATGGCAGCAAAGCGCCGCTTGATGCCCTGTTTTGGAAAATGGATTTAAATTCAAGCATTGAAGTATATTACAGCAACGGTGTATCTGATCCAGCGATCGAACAACATGCTATAGAGTTAGACAATAGTGGTTATAAATTCCTTGCTATTGCAGGAACAGGATTACCTCTTAGTGTTGTTTCACCAAAACCTACACCTGATTCGGGTTCGTCAGAAACTACCCGCATAGGCATTGCTGCGGACGATAATAATAGTGTGATTTATGTGTTTCAAGGCGGAAGTTACCGTAATGGGATAAGTAGAACGGATCTTAAAAATCTGTATTATGGTTTAGGTGTTTCAAGTTCAATGGAACTCGATGGAGGTGGGTCTGCCGCCATTGCGATAGACAGTAATGCTTTTGTCGTTAAGGGTGATGCAAGGCCTTCCTCATCATGCGACACGTCGGGGGTCTGGTGTTCATTAATATCTCAGCCCGACGGTAAACATAGACCAGTACCTTCATGGTTAGGGCTATCTATCAATAAATAG
- a CDS encoding ECs_2282 family putative zinc-binding protein, translating to MNKHNRSITLHCPVCSNTEFEIYGEQDATKCFDCGYELTKDELIRENDENIQANVNEMKEDIIKDIKKMFKKSFK from the coding sequence ATGAATAAGCATAACAGATCTATTACCCTACACTGTCCTGTCTGTAGCAATACTGAATTTGAAATATATGGAGAGCAAGATGCTACTAAATGCTTTGATTGTGGCTATGAATTAACGAAAGATGAATTAATTCGGGAAAATGATGAAAACATTCAAGCCAATGTTAACGAAATGAAAGAAGATATTATTAAAGACATAAAAAAAATGTTTAAGAAATCGTTCAAATAA